The Megalobrama amblycephala isolate DHTTF-2021 linkage group LG18, ASM1881202v1, whole genome shotgun sequence genome segment ggacaagatggccgcatcgcctgtgtctacggacaagatggccgcatcgcctgtgtctacggacaagatggccgcatcgcctgtgtctacggacaagatggcggcatcgcctgtgtctacggacaagatggccgcatcgcctcatcctcggaagaggaggaggaaggcttctTCCGTTCTTCCCCCTCTTACGCCCAAGCTGCTTGCTCGGCCGGCGCCACCTGCgcttcttgccctgccagcgccacctgcgcttcttgccctgccggcgccacctgcgcttcttgccctgccggcgccacctgcgcttctcgctctgccggcgccacctgaacTCCCTGCCTTGCCAGCACCACCTGAACTCCTTGCCCTGCCAGCACCACCCGAGCTCctggccctgccggcgccatccAAGCTCCTAGCCCTGCCAACGCCGCCCAAACTCCTTGCTCTGTCAGCACCACCCAGGCGTCTCGCCCTGCCGGCACCACCCGAACGCCTGGCCCTGCCGGAACCACCTGAACTCCTTGCCCACGAGGCCGCAACAGACCCCGTtgaaatccccaagaactttttgggggggcagtatacctgaGGGCGGGGAGCTTATGGGTGGGCACTCTGCCTGGCCACTGCCGTCATTGGCCTTTGAACTATTATGGCCATGGCGGCCCGGGAACCTGCATTGGAGACTCCGTTCCTGTCCGCCACTAGagctccaatgcacccacccccctcCCTATTGGTGTCATCTAcgccgcgaggacgcgccttccgggaggggggcgttatgtcacgatcacgtctgttcctgtcacatcccggactacatttcccatgatcctccattgctcatctcctgcactcacttcacaatcactccacactaatcaccacacccagctgccacacattacctggactataaaagactcatacacacaccacctcaccgcgaagtcttgtttacccAGTGTGACATTTCCGAGCGTTATATCCCTGTTTACCCGTTTGTTACTGTTCCTGCCTGATTCCTGTTTTACGACCCATTGCTGCCTGCCTCGATccttgcctgtaccctgactacgactctgcctgttcctcactgttcctgtttgttcctgttttgaccctgcctgtacgaccactcttaCTTCTAATaaacgctgcatttggatctcaCTCTGAGTCCCGCCTTCGTTACAATATGGCCCTTGTGCTtagtgcaagtgaacggtagtgcaaatatttattaattagacattaataaaattaaagaagTTTGCACACGTCAGTGTGCAGACTCACATTGGCGCTCTTTGTTTATTCACGAGGCGTTAACGTCAACGAAAAACACGCACAATAATCGTCCCGGTGTGAACAAGCGTTAACTCTACACCTTTGCTTCATTTATTAagtggatctatgaatatgctaattagccccacctccacttACTCGTacgagctcagagatccactcagtcaacttactgaggtaaacactGCTCAATGATATCGTTTTTATATCGTTTGACACATAGCGGTaagattagccttttgcttgactaacTTCATCTGATAATGATGTGTtactaatgttacacaaactgTTTCCGTTCGCCATCTCAGAGTCaaacagctgccttctaacaaacAGTATCCTTAAAactgctttgaacaactcaaaCCGTCAGTGGAGataggcatatagttcatcataatatTGTTATCACACACTGGCAATATTGCTAAATGtacccgatttttcatatcaacagaaaaatatatggGGATAACCTGgtggtcatagttaatgatatgctaaaacCCGCCCGCACCTTGACGTGAACActagcgatttcaaaccgcgtttttgaaactgtctttagatcactgcagttttaaagggaAAATACgtagcaatggtgttgacttatgaatttgcacatggtttgtcttaaagcatattaaaaacagcacatagacatataaacaacattaaaaacttgattttcaccacaaggGGGACTTTAACAACTTACTGTAACTGTTTCATAGATTCTTTACACAATCTAGCATTCTTTAGTTTATAAAAGGCATCAACAGTCATGATGTCATGCTTTTAATTTCAGTGGGTCAGTGGATATCAGGTGCTCAGCGCTTGTCTACCAAACCACCGCAGCATGAATCCATGTCCGGTCTATGAGAGAGATTCCGAGACCCTCtttctgtttttcatttgtgttcccaATGGGTACAGTGAATCCTACCAAATATACCAAAAAAGGAACCGGGCTCGGCTTTGTTACATAACCAGTAAGGACACTGGCAAAACATGGAGTGGTATTACTGACTTGAAAGAGGTGATCAGTGAAAAGGAGAAAAACTGGGCCACCTTTTCTGTTGGACCAGGACATGGTGTTCAAATGAAGAGTGGAAGACTGATTATCCCagcatacacattttattttacatccGTAAGTGATAAGCCCACATCACATGCATTCGCATTCTACAGTGATGATAAAGGAAACACTTGGCATGTAGGAGAACATATGGATGGTGAGTCTAATGAGTGTCAGATGGCTGAGATCATAGACGACGAAGGTAACAGTACACTGTACTCCAATGCTCGAGGTACATCTGGCTATAGAGTCGAGGCTCTAAGCAAGAATGGTGGAAAAGATTTTGACAAACCTTCATCTGCTCAAGAGCTGATAGAGACTGGTGAACTTGGCTGCCAAGGAAGTGTGCTGAGTATTCTGTCCCCTGATCAGAGTACATGGCTGATCTATTCTCACCCATCTGATAAAGAGAAGAGAAATGATCTcagaatatatataaataaatcaccGAAGGATCCCATGCAATGGAAAACCATACAATGCATCAATGAAGGTCCAAGTGGATACTCAGATCTGGCAGAGTGCGAAGATAGAAAGTACATTGCCTGTCTCTTTGAATGTGGACAGGAAAGCGAAATTGAAATGATAGCCTTCAAGCTTTTCAATATCAGCAACACTTTGGATATTCAATAAGTGGATTCTCCACAGCAACGTTCAAGTTCACGTTGCAAAAATTTTTGtcttttaatgtaatttttgtttgtttgtttgtctgttataCTTAATTTGCTTAATGAAAATGGCTGAATGTTAAAAATCAAGTTGAAAATACttcaaattcaattcaaattacCAACCTAGCAGTATGCTTTCATTATTATAACTGTATTATAATCTTTTTAAATACTATATTTAATTCACCTGAATTATACAATATGTAGGAAACAGCAAACATATTTTATTGGTCATTtcataacattacaaaaacataaaataatgacATTCTTTGAATGATGTTGAACATGTCTGTACTGTTTAGTCAGATTAAGTTTTCcatataattattttacaaaaacataaaataattatatggAAAACTTAATCTAATTGATAGATTTTATGTTGGTCTCAGCATTGAAAGTATGTGGACTGaggctcctttttttttttcctctgtcaaaGTTGTATACTATGTTTCAAACATATGGTTTTCTATGTACCAGAACCATTTCCATATAAGGCTCTACTAGGAGTAAATGTGAAACAGGGAATGGTCCCTGCTTAGGAGAAGGTCCTTGGGATGCTAAGGGACCTCATGGGTACCTGACCAATAgatgaccatatttagacttgtttttctatatgtatcacattcctataccatgatctatatgatgtattctctttctcattggctgaaactatactacaccccttgtactctttctatatattctctcttttcttatcaataaaatgagactatattctccctcagcgctgagtgattgctcattcaattgccaaataagaggtctgggatgaggcacgaattaggagcaaaaacctaacaatttgggggctcgtccgggatttcTCCAGACAGgtaagaaataaaatgcttaaGTGCATCCTACTGTCTGTTGAGAAATTGATCCTTGTATTTTTGTGCCGCacttttttcatatttgttaaAAGTGGATATCCTCGTATTTAGATAAATGCGGGAAGAGTGAAAGAGGATTGATCAccctttcattttttggtgttaTCCTCACGGATTATATACGTGGGAAGGGAATAGATGAGTTTGAGTTGaaaatttttctctctctcttagtcCATTTCATGATGATATCCTCAGGTCCTTGTTGGCAGTTGaatgaataatactgaatttaaaatttttctttttgctaaaaatactaaaaagttAATATAAAGCTGCAgactttaatttgtattttgtttggcCATTCTCTGAAATTGTAAGGCTTTTCTTTAAGCAAAGGAGAGATCTTTGTTGGCTGTTTTAAATGGgtgaaacgattagtcgaccGTTGATGGGGGAAACCCCGAGGGATTTCATGAATCGCAATAATAAAGCGTTTTTCACAGAACCCTATCTCTCTAATCTCGCGAGATGGTCAGAAGGGAAAATACAATTAGATCCGTTTCCCCGCGATGGTTCTTTTAAAGATGAAGATATGCGTGGTGCAAAAGATATGATCTTTGGTTCTTGGGGTGACCCAGGATGGCCAATTGATTATATGAAAGATGCGTATAAAGTTTGGATGAAGATGAAAACTTATTGGGATAAGGGTCCAGAGTTGAAAAAACAAgacagctctctctctcagtctcagTTGAAACCTGATGCGTCTCTTCCCCCAtatgaatgtgttgtttctgctgaAATTCCAAAGCCCTTGACCAATCGATTGTATCCGCAGTTGCCGTCCACAACTGAAGTTTTTCCGTTTGTACAGCTTCCAGATGGTTACAAAATTACTCCTCTGAGTGTTACGGAGGCAGTGGCTATTTGCAAAGATCTTCCTGATCCGGCTAAGTCACCACATCAATTTGTGGCAGTGCTGCAACGGTTAACTGCCTACAGTCAATTGACGGGACGAGATTATCgttttattttgactaaaacACTGCCTGCGGAAATCACAGAGGAGGAAATGATTGAAgaagtttattatttaaaccccATCTACGATACACCGCCTGTTCGTCGTGTTGTATCTCAGAAAGCTGGAGATTCGAAGCCCCTTGATTTGTCTAAACCTTCACGAGTGCTTCTAATTACTGATTCGGAGGAAGACGAGGACGAAACAGGTGATTGGATTTGGGCCAGCTCAGGTAAACTTAAAGATTTTTTCAAGCAATTGACTGCTTTTTTGTTAAAAGTGTCTTCTGCTAAACAAGACATCTCGCATGCAGCCAATACCAAACAGAGAACTGGTGAAAGCCCTGTTGCATTCTTTAACAGATTTAAACATGCATGGGTTGAGGAATCTGCGATTCCTATTGAACAAAATTGTCCATTGTTCTTAAATACGTTCCTAAATAATATGAACAAAGACACTGCGCAGTTAATTCGTATAACAACTCCGAATATTACTACCATTTCTGTTGATGAATTAGGACGACGCTTGCGTGAGCTTTCCTCTGCTGGAGCTTTTGATGTCTCCAGGGGCAAAACTCCTGCAATGCTTCAAGTGAATGCTGCTGTGAATCCTCGTCCACAACAATTTGGAAATGTGAGAcgctgtttttattgtggcaagcCAGGACATCTGGAacgtgactgtaggaaaaaggCTTGGGATTTGAGGCAGAGGTCAGAAAGCAGAAGAAGAAGGGCTCTGGTGGTGGCTTGAAGCAAAAGCCCCCACTTGCGCTCCCTTCTGCAAAGACTGACAGACAAAATCCAGTGTATCCCATTTCCTGGCAACAATGACTGAGTTCGACTGAGCCCTCTTCTGATAATTTTTCATTGATTTCTTTGAGTTATCCGAATGTGTCAACTGTTTTGccatttattgaattaaatgttgacCATAAACCCTATGTTTTTCTCATAGATACGGGGGCGTCGATGTCATCGTTATCCTCTCTTGTCTATGAGGGCTCGATTACAGGAAAACATGTAAACTCTGTGGGAATCAATGGTGTACCTGTGAGATGTGAAATGACACCAACATTTCCAGTTACTTCTAATGATATCCCATCACTGTTTAAAATGCATGCTTTTGCGATAATACCGAGTTCACCATTTTCTCTTCTGGGACGCGATCTCTTACATAAATTAGGTATTCAACTTAATTTTAATGCTGACTCTCtacaacttatttttcctgcaGCCTTTTCTCTCACTGTTGATACAGGAAATGCTCTCCTTGAGGATGATTCTGCAACTGAGCTCAAACAGGAAATTGAGGGCGTCAACCCCAAGTTGTGGGCAGCCCATAAGGATGACgcaggattcattgatgtcCAGCCctatgttgctaagctaataaCAGACAAGTCTGTGTATCAGAAACAGTACCCCCTCTCAAAAGAAAAGGTGGAGGGTATTCTTCCTGTTATTGATAAATTACTGGCTCAAGGCATCCTGGTGCACACTCATTCACCTTATAATACACCAATTAATCCAATTAAGAAAGCAAATGGTTCTTGGCGTTTAACTCAAGATTTGAGAAAAGTTAATGAGTTAGTAACACCATTGTCTCCTATTGTACCTGATGTGCAAACTATAATTAATTCTATTCCTTctgaacattcattttttacagttctGGATATTTCCAGTGCTTTCTTCAGCATTCCTGTTGATCGCCAAACACAGCCATTGTTTGCTTTTACCTTGGAAAATTCACAATTAACGTGGACAAGACTCCCACAAGGGTTCAGGGATTCTCCGGCTGTTTTCTCTGCTGTAGTGCACGCAACGCTGAAAAATGCCAAACTTCCTCCAAACACCTGTCTGCTTCAATATGCAGATGACATCCTCATCACTGGTGCAACTGAGGACATGTGTGCTGCTGCCTCTAAAATTGTCTGCAATATTTTGGCAGAGGCTGGTTTCAAAGCATCAAGAGAGAaactacagtgggtacagagGAGGGTCGAGTACCTTGGACATGAACTGTCACAGGGCAAAGTGCAATTATCTGCTGACAGAGTGAAAGCTATTGCTACTTTCAAGCACCCATCGACACGGAAGCAGATGCAAAGCTTCCTGGGACTGGTTAATTATTGCCGAATATGGGTGCCCAACTGTTCCATGTATGATAAAATCCTACGAACTGCTACTCTGGGGGACACAGAGGACATTACATGGACAGCTGAGATGGATCAAGCATTCAGACATTTGAAATCCTCCCTCATGAAACCTCCTGCACTCGGCCTCCCAAATTACTCTCAAGACTTTCACTTATACGTGCATGAAAGTGGGGGTACAGCCGCCGCAATCCTGGCCCAGGAACATGGGGGTACTTTTCGTCCCATAGCTTATTTGTCTAAAACTCTTGATTCAGTAGCCAGGGGACTTCCTGCTTGTTTGCGTGCAGTGGCTGCCACGGCGATCATGGTTCAAGATGCTGAAAAAATTGTGTTATCACATAAATTGATAGTGCATACCTCTCATCAGGTAGGAGTCATTATGAGTAATATTTCTACTCAACATATGACTGCTCAACGCCGCTCTGGCTATGAGGCTATATTATTAGCTACTGCTAATTTGATTTTGAAGCCAACTTCTGTTATTCATGGCCCTACTGTACATTTGCACAGGTTGCTGACGCAAGGTGAATTTGAGAGTGATGACCACGAGTGCCTGGACAGAATCCAGATTTCGACTGCCTGCAGGCCAGATGTTTCTGCATCTGTCCTGGAGGAGGGGAAGAATTGGTATATTGATGGATCCTGTTTCAAGCCAAATGATAATGTATACTTGTGTGGGTATGCTATTGTTGAATTACCTGATCGTGTAATTGAGGCATACTCTTTGCCATATAAGTCAGCGCAAGTTGCAGAATTAATTGCTTTAACGAGAGCTTGTCAATTGGCAAAAGATCAGTGTGTTAATATATACACTGACTCTAAATATGCGTATAGCATAGTACAtgattttgctaaattgtgGGAAGAAAGAAATTTTAAAACCTCAGATGGAAAGCCAATTGCTCACCATAGCATTGTAGCGGAGCTCATTAATGCAGCACAACAACCATCAAAACTCGTTGTTATTAAAGTAGCAGGACATACGTCAGGAGAAACAGATGAAGCCAAAGGAAATAGATTTGTAGATGAAGTAGCGAAATGGGCTGCTAAAGAAGTAATGTTAAGTCCACATGTAAGCGAAAGGGGCACAGATGTGCCtatgatgaattcattattGACTAATGATTtggacattaaaatattacaagctAACCCTACGCAAGCTGATTTGACTTACTGGTCAGACAATGAAGTAAAACCAGATCAAGTTGGAATCTTGAGAGACAAACAAGGTAGACTTGCATTACCTGCATCTGCGATTGTTATGCTATGTAGACATTATCATGGTGTATCACATGTGTCAAAAAAGAAAGTGATACAAATGTTGAATCGATCTTATTGCATAGCAAATATTCAAAGAAATACTCTGTTGATATTGGATGCTTGTCTGGTGTGTGCTCAAACTAACAAGCACAAGGCAACTAAACATGACGCTTTACCACATCCTGAGCTACCATTCCAACACTTGCAAATTGATTTTACGCATATGCCTCCTTgcggaaataataaatatttgctcCTTgcggaaataataaatatttgcttGTGATTGTTGACAGATTTTCTAAATGTCCTGAAGCTTTTCCGTGTGGAAAAGAAAATGCACAGACGGTAGTTAAAGTTCTGGCTAAGGACATTATACCGCGTTTTGGTATACCAATGGTTATCGATAGTGATAATGGAACACCGTTCACTTCCAAAGTCACGCAGTTGTTAGCCAAAGAGCTTAATATTACCTGGAGATTACATATCCCATTTCACGCTCCATCTAGTGGACAAGTTGAGAACATGAATAGGGTTATCAAAGATCGTCTTAATAAAGCGTGTCTTGATACAGGCAGAAATTGGGTTGATCTGCTGCCTGCTGTATTGACAGAAATTAGAATGTCACCATCAGCAACAACAAAGATGTCTCCGTTTGAAATCCTTATGGGTAGACCTTTCCCGACCCCATGGGTCAGAGGTCGCGCTGGCAATTTTTCCACAGGTGACACGGAGGTGATCATCACGGATTATGTGGATTCCCTAATTAAAACTTTGAATAGCATCAATGGtgatgtgtctctctctctccctcttcctGCAGAAAAACCCACTCATCCTTTCATTCCAGGACAACAGGTGCTGATAAAGTGTCTGAAGCCCACAAAACTGGGTGAGCCGAAATATCTGGGGCCCGCCACGGTGATTGCTGTGACGAGAACAGGAGTGCTGACTGACTTCCAGCCGCAGTGGATCCATGCCAGTCGACTGAAAGCAGCTCCATCCCAGGGGAACGTTCTGGTCAATGAGGAGAAGGAAGCCAGTGAGCCAAGGAAAGATCCGAAGGAAGGTGAACCAAGACGTTCAAcgaggagaagaagaaagagattgCTAGAGATCTAAAACCAGCAATAATTATCATTGAAGCTCTCTAGCCATGATTGCTAAATTGACATTTTACCTGGTTGTGctgacaaatgtgtttattcacATACAAGCTGCTGTTAGCACTGGTAATGAAACTTGGGTACATTATGAAGAAGAACCACATGCCTTTGCAGCTAATATGTGGTGGAGATTAGCCAACTA includes the following:
- the LOC125252119 gene encoding sialidase-3-like, yielding MANNTSSESSSIPPKSNLTNLEDNTTATTLFKQETPLYSKHVTYRIPALIYISKDQTYIAFAEKRKTKHDTDAEVLVMKRGSWKDGKNEVEWVSGYQVLSACLPNHRSMNPCPVYERDSETLFLFFICVPNGYSESYQIYQKRNRARLCYITSKDTGKTWSGITDLKEVISEKEKNWATFSVGPGHGVQMKSGRLIIPAYTFYFTSVSDKPTSHAFAFYSDDKGNTWHVGEHMDGESNECQMAEIIDDEGNSTLYSNARGTSGYRVEALSKNGGKDFDKPSSAQELIETGELGCQGSVLSILSPDQSTWLIYSHPSDKEKRNDLRIYINKSPKDPMQWKTIQCINEGPSGYSDLAECEDRKYIACLFECGQESEIEMIAFKLFNISNTLDIQ
- the LOC125252121 gene encoding uncharacterized protein LOC125252121; amino-acid sequence: MGETISRPLMGETPRDFMNRNNKAFFTEPYLSNLARWSEGKIQLDPFPRDGSFKDEDMRGAKDMIFGSWGDPGWPIDYMKDAYKVWMKMKTYWDKGPELKKQDSSLSQSQLKPDASLPPYECVVSAEIPKPLTNRLYPQLPSTTEVFPFVQLPDGYKITPLSVTEAVAICKDLPDPAKSPHQFVAVLQRLTAYSQLTGRDYRFILTKTLPAEITEEEMIEEVYYLNPIYDTPPVRRVVSQKAGDSKPLDLSKPSRVLLITDSEEDEDETGDWIWASSEKPTHPFIPGQQVLIKCLKPTKLGEPKYLGPATVIAVTRTGVLTDFQPQWIHASRLKAAPSQGNVLVNEEKEASEPRKDPKEGEPRRSTRRRRKRLLEI